The following is a genomic window from bacterium.
TGAATCCGCGGCCTGTGAGTCAGGCCTCACGATGACGATTGATCCGCTCCAGTTCCTTCGAGCCGTGGGGGAGCAAACGGTGAGTCCTGGAGGCACCCAGGAAACGATCGTGACCGCAACCGCGACAGTTGCGGGTACCGCAACCGTGCGCCTCCAGTGCGGTTTCTTTGAGGACAGTTCATGCCTGAGCGGCTCTGGCGTTGCGCAGAACGGATGCTGTGCATTGCGTCCGACGCGAACCGCATGGATTCCGACGACAACGACAAATCTCTGTCGCAACCAGCACATCGGTGCGACATTCAATCAGCAAATGGATCCGGGCTCCGTGGGGTTGATTCTCGATCGCGAAAACCCGCCGGTTCCGGTTGGCGCGGTGCTCGAGGTGTGTATACCCCCCGACCCCCTCGGCGCAGGCGTAACGGTAGATAGCGCGTGCGATGTGTCGAGTACCGATACCACACTCTGGAAGCCGGTGGGCGTTCCGCGGTTCACCACCGTATGCAGTATCGAAGGTGCAGAGGAGTGTCCCGAGAATGCGAAAGTGTCCGAGCTCGACTTCATCATGCCGGAAGGCCTCGCGGCAAACACCTACTACCGTGTGCGCATTCTCGGCAACGAGACGGTTGAGAGTGTGCTCCGCTCCGCTACGGGCGTTCGCTTCGGCGCGTCCGAGCGTCAACGGTTCCATGTTGGCGGGACGTTCTGTACGCCAACATCACTCACCATCACGCCTGCGTCCGTCCTCCTCCAGAGGGTGGGAGACACCGCGTCGCTCAACGTGCGCGCATACGACGTACGGAACACCGAGGTGTCCTCCACCACCGCGCTCCCGTGGGAGTATGCGTGGAGTGCGAAGGATGCAACCGTCGCAACGGTTGCGGTCGCTGGCAAATTGACCGGCGCAGCGTGCACGGGCGCCGAAACAGGCAACGATCGGTGTTCCTCACGCGCGTGCGTGGATCCCGATCTGACAGATGATGACACCGCGAAGCAGTGCCAAGCTCCGGAGTCCAACGCCACCGTGAGCATCCCGACCGCCGCACGAGAAGAACAGACGCTTGCGATCGTCAAGGCCACGGGAACCGGCATCGCGCTCGAGGCGAGCACGCCCGTCACAGTATTCCTCTGCGAGCAGCTATGGCCGGCAGTATCCGGTGGCGCGTGGGCGCCATGGCCGCCAACAAATGCGTCGGCGACAATCACCGATCATCACTTCTCCACCTCCTACTGTCGCGACGCAGGCACGCGCACGGTGTGTCGCGTCCCCGGCGCACCGGAATCCGCAAGCGCGGCATCATGCACGCGCGATGATTGCGACAACACAGACGAAAAATGTCTGCCGGCATTGCGCGATGACCTCCCTGCGCTTGATGAAGTCGCAGGATCAGGCACGGGGTCACTCCTCGAGCGATTCTTCCTCCCGCGCACGGTTATTTCCACACCGCTCGTATCAGCACAGTACTGCTCGGAGTCCGGTGCGCGCTGCGACAGCAACGCCAACTGCCCCACCGGTCAGTTCTGCCGCACGGGCGACGATGCCATTGGCTTGCGCATCTTTGCCAACTCCGATCATGTCCCTGCGCGGCAGTGGTACATTGATCAGGATTTCACCGATGTGACAACACCGGTGGCGATTGATGGCTACCGCGGCGTGCAGAGCGGGGACACCACCTACATCAACATCGCGAACATAGATAACACGAATAGCAATAATCTCTACACGAACATCGCCACCCTCTCCGTGAACGCGGGCGCGGTGGACGAAACGCGCACCATCGCACGGCAGCTCCTCGAGCACCTGCGTTTCAATACAGATTTGGATGACGAGGATATTGGAATATGTGTCCCGCATACGATATGCGAAAGTCCAAATCCGTTCAATGGCACCACCCGTCACTGTCGTGGCGGCATCGATCATGGCCAGATCTGTGCAACTGCTAATGATTGCGAAACAACCGTTTGTCATCAAGATTACCTGTGGCGAGGGACGTGTTCGAACGACGGCACGCGGGCGTGTATAGATGCGTCCGTGGACTGTCCTGTCGCACCAGTATTGCCCGTCACCGCGTGCTCGTCCGATCTCGACTGCCGCGTTGGGACGCTTGACGGCATTTGTGCCTCACCCAAAGACAAGCTCCGCCGCGACACGCAGCGCGTGGAAGACCTCACGGTGTTCGCAAAGAATCTCGCGACATACGAGACAGGCACCCTCCGCACGCCCGATCTCGCAACCGGAACATTCATTCCAGGAATTACCACAAGCAAGTGGCCGTCATGGCAGCAGGAGCTTGGTCGCGTACTCGGGACTGTGCTTCCGATTGACCCGCTCAATGTGTTTGGCGGGCCATGCGTCACCGATGCAACGAATGAACGCTACGAGCAAGCCACCTGCTGGAACGAACGCGGCAGCCAATACACGCGACCCGAGGGATCGTACCTCTACGAGTACCAGCGCGGCACCGGACTCTCCGCGACCATCCGCGCATGGTTCGAGTTCGTCGTGAGCCCAAAACGGTGGGTAAAGTGGGGTGTGACGGACGCAACTACTACTCCACCAACCGAGGGTCCGATTGAGAACCTCCACGCGACCATTGCGGAGAATGCTTTCTCCCCGACGCCCTACGGGGCAACCGGTCTCTGCGGCGATGGAGTGATCCAGGGTAGCGAGGCCTGTGAACCAAGCACGTCGCCACCAACATCGGAGGCCTGCACGACGGCCGCCGGCGCGTCAGGAAATATCGCTTCCACCTGCAAGTCCGATTGCACCTGGAACGTGACGGCGTGCACAACCGCATGCGGAAACAGCGTCGTTGATACTGGCACTACGGAGCAATGTGACGTCGGCGCGGCCGGCGGTCGCGTGCCCGCGACGGCGGGTACCATTCCGGGGATTACCGCAGGCACAGCATACGCATGCGGCGCGGCAAACGCCGGAGCGAACGCCTGCAAATGGACTGGCGGATACTGTGGCGACGACGTGGTGCAAGCCGGGTTCAGTGAGGACTGCGATGGGGATGTCGGCATCGCTACAACAAGACAGCAGTCATCGCCAAACCGCCACTACGCGTGTACGGCGAAAACCATCGTAGAGCAATGCGGCGGTAATGGAAGCATCTGTACCATAAATAGCGGCTGCTGTCCCGCAGGTACTACCTGCAACTCCCCCACTCCAGAGCAGTTATGTGTCCAGGCGGTGCCCGCGAGTTCTATCTCCACCGAAAAACGCTGCGGCGGCGATGGCATCGTATGCACCGCAGATACCGACTGCGCGGCACTCCCCTCAGCGCAGCGGTCATGCATCGAGACGGTGCCCTGCCAGTTCGCCCAGGGGTACTGCGGCGATGGTACCGTGCAGGAGTCCTCGACGAATGCTATCAGCGAGCAGTGCGAGAAGAACGCGCAGGAGTCGTGCATCGTTGGCGGGAGCGACGCGACCGGCGTGGTCACGATACTCGGGAGTAGGTTCGATGCAGGGGGAGGGGCGGATAGTGGGATAGACGGGCTTCATCATGTAACCGAAATTGTTCAGGATGCATACGATACTCGTTGGGATGGCGGGTCGCCCTCTACGATCAACGGCTATCCCAACGCTCGATTCGCCACGTCGGACACAGTGTGGTATATCCCAATGGACCTGCGCGCTGAGAGTGACGTTCGGGTTGTCCTCCAGACATCGAATAACGACGCAAGCGTCGCATCCGTCTCGATGCGACTACACCCCAATGCGGGGAAATTTAATCCCGATGGGAGCCGTGGCATCGGCGTATACCACCGCCTCTATCTCGCTGGTGGAGGAGGTGCTGTGAATGTACCGGATCCTGACTATAATTCTGCGACCTCATCAATGGGAGCCCTCACGACCGATTTCTTCGGCCCCTTCTGGGTGCACGCGACCGCTCCGAATAATCCGCAGTGGACGGAGATCCTCCTTGAGGATATGCCGGCGAATACGGAGTATCTCATTCTCGTGTGGAATAACGATTTCGAAGAGTGCGGAGCGAGTGCTTCAGGAACTTGTACGCAGCCGCAAAGTTCCAACTTTACCCTCCACCGCGTCGAGCTTCAATCCATGCGCACGCGCCCCTGCGGTGCACCCGGGACATCCAATGCATGTCTCTTTGACACCGCGACTGCGTGCACAGCGCAGGTGCTGTGCGGAAACGGCATCGTGGATAATGCGGTTGGTGAGCAGTGCGATGACGGCGGCGCGGGGCGCTGCATGAACGATCTGTCGCAGAGCTGCGCTGCCGATGCGGACTGCGGCCCCGCCGATGACCTGAGCGCGAAGTGCGGCTACGATCTCGACACGTGTACATCGCAGTGTCGCTTGAGCGTCTGCGGTGACGGTGCGCTCCTCACCGGTTCCGTCTGTGTCGGTGGTGCGCGCAGCGGACAGGCCTGCACATCCAACGTCCAGTGCGGGGCGGACAGCACCTGTCGCAGTGAAGCGTGCGATGAAGGCGGTGCGAACTTCTCCGATGCGTTGCTCCAGAGTGCCGCGTGTCTCCGCTACGACGGCCGATGCAACTACTGCACCACGCAGTGCACCGTGGCAACGAAACAGGGCGGATTCTGCGGCGATGGCGTGGTGAACGGGCCGGAGCAGTGCGACGGCAGCGCAGGTGTCACCGGCACGCAGACGTGCACAAGTACATGCACCATCGCGCCGTAGTGCCGTGATGTGCTATACTCCAAATGTCTGTGCGTGCGAAGGTTTTTTTCCTCCCATCCTCCCGTCATTGCGAGGAGTCCCCGTAGTTCTGTCATTGCGAGCCCCGACGCTTTGGTTGGGGCGAAGCAATCCCGGTCATCAAAGCATAGGGTGAAGGCCTGGTACACTGGATGACCCGGATTGCCACGTCACTCGAGGACTCGTTCCTCGCAATGACAGACAGCACTTACTACGCATCCACGTTCATCATCCTTCATTCATATGCCCGATCCCCAACAGACCCCCGGTATGCCTCCGTCAAATCTCCCGAGCGCGGGAGCGCCTCCGGTATCGCCACCGTCCGCGCCGCCGCTTGCACCTCAGATCGGCGGCGCAGGTACGGAAGATATGTTCTCGGATGTGCCAGAGCCAGTGACGGCACCGACTATGGAATCCTCCCAGGCGCAAGCGATTCCGCCCATGGGCGCACGCGCGGGGAGCGGCGGTCTTGGTAAGAGGATCGCCCTCATCATTGGCGGCGTCGTGCTCATCGTCATCATCGCGGTCGTCGTGTGGCTCGTGTTCTTCTATCATGCGGTGAGTGGTGAGGGACCTCCGGAATCGGTGCTCGATTCGGTAGAGGTGATCCCTGCACCCGAGGCACCGGAGGATCCCGCCCCCGTTTCGCCGGCACCTCCGCTGCCGGTGGATACCGATGGCGATGGTCTCTCCGACGCAGATGAGGAACTCTCCGGCACCGATCCCATGCGTACGGATTCCGATACCGATGGGTTGAGCGATTACGATGAGGTCGTCACCTACGACACCGATCCCCTCAACGCAGATACCGACGGCGATTCCTACCGCGATGGCGACGAGCTGCGCAACGGGTACAACCCGAACGGCCCCGGCCTCCTCTTTGAGGTGCCGCTAGCTCCGTAGGTGGAGGTATCTCATCCTCCCTCCGAAGCTGGCGCGTGAGCGCCAAAGATCCTATGGACACGCAACGTGACGGACAGGAGCCGCTCCCGCCGAACGAGTCAAAACAAACGCCTCGGTACATCGTCATGCCCGAGCAGTTCCTCGCACTCACGCGTTCGCGGGACGGTGTCACGGTCGAACAGCCACGGCCAGCGCCCTACGTACCGCCGCAGGTCCCGCAGGCGCAACCGGCACCGGCGAGTCGCATCCCTTCCGCACGCATAGAGCGTCCGGCACCCGATGCGGCGCGACGGCGTTTCGCGTTCATCTGGGGTGGCGTGTTCGCGATCGTGCTCATCGGTGGTGGTATCGCCGCGTGGCTCGTCGTGCGGTCACTCCCACCAACCGAACCACCGCCACTCGCGCCGGTCGAACCACCACCCACAGCGGAAATCCCGGAGCCGCCTGCGCCACCCGCTCCGCAGAACGACGTGCAGCCCGAGGAGCCCGTCATCCCTGCGCCTCCTGCACCGATCACCGCACCGGATACGGATGGCGATGACCTCTCGGATATCGAAGAAGAACTGTTCGGTCTCCGTGCGGATGAGCAGGATAGCGATGGCGACGGATACGTGGACGCGCTCGAGCTCATCAACCTCTACAATCCCGCCGCGCGTACGCCGGCCGCGCTCCTCGATGCCGGGCTCGTCTACCGCTACACGCATGAGGACGAGGGGTGGTCCATCTTCATCCCGCGTCCGTGGATCGTCGTTGCGGCCGAGCTCGCGCAGCGTTCGGTGACGATTGCCACTGAGCTCCCCACGGAGCGCGTCGTTGCAACGGTGCACGAGAATGACGAGCGCATGGCGCTCGGCACCTTCATCAGCCAGCGTCCGGACGGCAAGACGCTCGCGCCCATCGAGCGCGTCGCGGTGAAGAGTGGGCTCGTCGGACTCCGCTACGCCGATGAGAAGACGCGCGTATGGTTCCCCCTTGGACCTTCTCGTGTTCTGGAGATTGTATACGAATCCGACGAGGTACTCCTGCCGTTTTCCGGCACGTTCGAGATGATGCTGCAATCATTCACCCATGCGACTGCGCCATCACGTCGTTGATGTGGATATCGTCCGCTACGCGCGCGCACCACTCTCCGATGCGCAGGTTGTTCGCGCGGTGCGTGCTGCGCAGCGCGCAGGCGGTCGGCGGGGGAGCGTGGACGTCTCATTCGTCGGGACGCAGCGGATGCGGAAAACGAATCGCATCACGCATGGGGAAGATACCGCGACCGATGTTCTCGCATTCCCCGATGGAGGTGATGCCGTATCGCTCGGCGAGCTTGTCATCTGTCCGCAGATTGCCAAGCGCAGCGCGCAGCGCGCGGGGGAGCCCTGGCCACGGGAGATCATCCGCCTCCTTGTCCACGGGACGCTCCACCTCTGCGGCTACGACCACGCCGAGCCAACCGATGCCGCACGGATGTTCCAGCTCCAAGAGCGGCTCGTGCGCAGCGTTGCTCCCTGAGACGCTCCCCGTCATTTCGACCGACCGAGTCCTCGAGGGAGTGGAGAAATCTCGTCCAATAGTACAGCGGGCCACGATACCCAGGACGAGATTTCTCCGCTCGCGGACTCGGTCGAAATGACGGAAGGACCGCATCCTCTCCATGTCACTCCCTCCTCGTTGTCCAAGACCTCCCCCCGTCATTTCGACCGACCGAGTCCAAGACCTCCCTCCGTCATTTCGACCGACCGAGTCCAAGACCTCCCCCCGTCATTTCGACCGACCGAGTCCTCGAGGGAGTGGAGAAATCTCGTCCAACAGTACAGCGGGCCACGATACCCAGGACGAGATTTCTCCGCTCGCGGACTCGGTCGAAATGACGGAAGGATCGCATCCTCTCCATGTCACTCCCTCCTCGTTTTCTCCAGAGCTCCGGTCACGCACTCCGCGGCATCGCGGTGGCGGTTCGCCATGAGCGTCATGTGCGCATCGAGCTCGTCGCGTTCACCGTGGTACTCTTCCTCGGTTTCCTCGTACGTCTCCAGCCCTGGGAGTGGATAGCAATCCTCCTTGTGAGCAGTTTCGTGCTCGTGGTAGAGTTAGTGAACAGTGCCGTGGAGTACCTCCTCGATCTCCTGAAGCCCCGTCTCCATGACTACGCGCGCGATGTGAAGGATGTTCTCGCCGGCGCGGTATTTCTTGCAGCGTTCGTCGCGGTGGTCGTCGGTTGTATTATCTTCCTCCCGTACCTCTCCTGAATCTGAAACAACGGTATGCGCGATCTCATTTGCGGCATTGACGTTGGGTCCCGCACCATTCGCATGGTTGCGGGGGAGTCCCTGGAGGACGGACGCGGTGTGCGTCTCATTGGTGCGGTGGAGCTACCCTCCGCAGGCATCCGACGGGGCACCGTCACCAGCATGGAGGACGCGATCGCGAGCATTGCCGCAGCCACGGAACAACTTGAGCGGATGAGCGGCGCGCCGATCCGTAGCGTGTTCGTTGGCGTGTCCGGGCCGTACGTCGCGGTGCGTTCCTCGCGCGGTGTCGTCGCGGTCGCACGAACGGACGGGGAGGTCCAGGAGGGCGATATCGAGCGCGCGCTCGAGGCGGCACGGGCCGGTGCCACGCCGCCAAACTTCGAGGTACTCCACATCATCCCACGCGTCTACGCGCTTGATCACCAGGAGGGCATCCGTGACCCCATAGGCATGACGGGAGCGCGATTGGAGGTGGAGGCATCTATCATCCAGGCCGTCTCGACGCACATTCGGAATCTCACGACCTCCATCTTTAAGGCCGGACTCGTGATTGACGACCTCGTGCTCGGCTCGCTCGCCACCGCAGAGGCCGTCACCACACCCCGCCAGCGCGATCTCGGTGTTGCAGTGGCGAACATTGGCGCCACGACCACGTCCGTCGTCGTGGAGGAAGAGGGTGATGTCATCCACATTGCGACGATTCCCATTGGTGCGGAGCACGTCACATCCGATATCGCTATTGGACTTCGGATCGCACTGGATCAGGCCGAGCGTCTGAAGCTCGCGGTGGGCACCGCCATGGCGAGCGGGATTAAGAAGCAGGAGGAGATTGACCTGGAGGAGGTCGCTGGAGGAGAGCCCGAGCGTGTTTCGCGGCGGTACGTCGCGGAGATCATCGAGGCCCGCATGGAGGAAGTGTTCGAGAAGATTGATCGCGAGCTCACGGTAGCGGGATGCAGTGGTTCGCTCCCCGCGGGGATTATCCTCGTGGGAGCCGGCGCGAAGCTCCCGGGAATCGTGGAGGTTGCCAGGCGAAAGCTTCGGCTCTCGGTCGCGGTGGGGAGACCGTGTGCTGTGGATAGCGTGATCGAGCGCGTGTTCGATCCCGGCTTTGCCACGGCGACCGGACTCGTCATCTGGGGGGCAGCAGGTGGCGATCGTGGTGGACGGAAGAATTCGGTGGTTCAAGCAATGTTCCGTCCGCTGAACACAATAGTTGATCGCACGAAGCACGCGGTTCGCGGCATCTTCTCTTGACGCTGCGCATTGCCGGTTGCGGGTTTTTGTCGTAGTATGGAAGTACTACGACGTTTTGCATGATGGGACCCCTGCAAGACATCCCATTTCGCGTCAGCACCACGCTGTTCGGCTGCAATGCGTTTCTCGAATCTCAAAGTAGCTCTGCTACTCCCTCGATTCTGCGAAACGCATTTCGCTCGAACATCGTGGCACTGCCGCAAACGTGATGCCTTGCAGTGGTCCCTCACAAACTGATCTATGGGAGAAGTGAAGCCAAAGATTGATGCCGCGGCGAAGATCACGGTCATCGGTGTTGGTGGCGGTGGCGGTTCGGCGGTGAACCGCATCATTCGCTCGAAGCTCAAGGATGTGAACTTCGTTGCAGCGAACACGGACCTCCAGGCGTTGCACCAGAACCTCGCACAGAAGAAGATTCATCTGGGGAAGAGTATCACACGCGGCCTCGGCGCAGGCATGGACCCAGAGGTTGGGCGCAAGGCAGCTGAGGAGAGTCAGAACGAAATCCGTGACGTACTCTCCGGATCGGACATGGTGTTTGTGACGTGCGGACTCGGTGGCGGGACGGGATCAGGCGGCGGCCCGCTCATTGCGCAGATCGCGCGCGATCTCGGATGCCTCACCATTGGTGTCGTCACCAAGCCGTTCGCTTGGGAGGGTGCCCACCGCACGCAGATCGCAGAGGCGGCGTACCAGCAGATGCGCGAGCACGTGGATGCGCTGGTGACGATTCCGAACGACCGCATCCTCTCTATTATTGACAAGAAGACCTCACTCCTCGAGGCGTTTGAGATTTGCGACGAGGTACTCAAGAAGGGCGTGCGTGGCATCGCTGAGCTCATCACGGTTCCCGGAGAGCCCAATGTGGATTTCGCGGACGTGAAGACCGTCATGCGTCAGTCCGGCTCCGCGCTCATGGGCATTGGCGAGGCGAGCGGTGAGAACCGCGCCGTGGACGCAGCGAAGGCGGCGGTTTCCAGCCCGCTTCTCGAATCGAGCATTGACGGTGCGCGCGGTATCCTCTACGGGATTGCGTGTGGACCATCGCTCACGATGCACGAGGTCCAGCAGATTTCGGAGGTGGTCACCGCGTCTGCCGACCCGAGCGCGAAGATCATTTTCGGTGTCTCCATTGATGAGACGCTCAAGAAGGATGCCGTGCGTGTGACGGTGGTTGCGACGGGGTTTGACACCACCTACCAGCCAACCGCGAGCGCGGTGGGCGAGGGTGCGAATGCAGAGCGCGCAGCGTTCCGACCGCCCAAGTATTTTGGAAGGGTCTCGGAGTCCACAGACCGGAAGCGCATCCACGAGCGCGAGGTGCGTGAAGCGGAGATCGCTGCGGAGAAGGAGCCCATCCACGCCAGTGGCGTGAGCGATCAGGACGAGGAATTAGCAATCCCCACGTTCATCCGTCGGAAGCTCGGGTGAGCGATAGCGAGCGAGTACACAACGAGCCCTTTCGGGCTCGTTGTCGTTGGCGTACAATGCGAAGAGGGGGGTGGGGTTCGATCATGGACTTCATGCATTCCTGTCATTGCGAGAAACGAGTCCGCGAGTGACGTGGCAATCCCGGCCATATCGGCACAAGGTGCGAGCACGGTACTCTAGATGACCGGGATTGCCACGCCTCGCGGACGTGGCTCGCAATGACATTTTTAGAGAAATCGCTTCCGACCCTACTCCCGTTTTTGTAATTTGCGGCTGTCGGCTTCCTCTCCTATGTACTGTCCAAAATGCCGCAGCAAAGAAACTCGCGTCCTCGATTCGCGCGTTTCGCCCGATGGCGTCGCGATTCGTCGGCGGCGTGAGTGTGTTCGGAAGCCGTGCAGCTTCCGATTCTCCACGCTGGAGGAAATTGCTATCCTCGACCTTGGGATCCTCAAGCGAGACGGTCGTCGGGAGTCGTACAGTCGGGAGAAGCTCCTCGGCGGACTGCGCAAGGCGTTCGAGCGCCGTCCGATCACCGCAGAGGAGCTCCGCAAGCTCGTCGCGGCAATCGAGCGCGATCTCCAGTTGCTCCGGAAGGCGGAGGTGCGCTCGACGGTCATCGGTGACTTGATCCTCAAGCATCTCCGAAAGGTGGATGAGGTTGCCTACGTGCGGTTCGCCTCCGTGTACGAATCGTTCGACGGTCTCGCAAGTTTCCGGAAGGTCTTGGAGACGCTCACGAACACGCGCAAGAAGAAGCGAGGACGCACGCGCAGTGTTCCTTCTGCCACTGCGAAGCGTTCTGGTCATACCAGCACGAAATGAACGCCGGGTACGCGAGACGCATGCTATACTGGTACCAGTGCTATGCATACGCAACGTGATCAACACCTCCTCATCATTGCGGGGGTCATCGGCCTCATCGTTGGTGGTCTCTCTGGTGTTGTCGGCGGTATGCTCGTTGCCACCGGCAAGCTCGGACCGCTCACGTCGTACTTCCCCTCCGCCTTCACCGAGGAGCGCGGGGACCGCGACGTCGCAGCGGTACGTCTGTCGGAAGAGTCCTCCACGATCAGCGTCGTCCGCGCCGCGTCGCCGGCGGTGGTTTCGATTGTCGTCCGGAAGGATGTCTCCCGGACACCGCGTGGAAACTTCTTTGACTTCGGCGACCTCTTCAAGCTCGGCATCCCTCTCACGCCACCTGCGCGCGACGGTGCGGATGCGGGGCCTTCACTGCGAAAAGTGGGCGGTGGCTCCGGTTTCGTCGTCACCTCCGATGGGTACATTGTCACCAATCGGCACGTCGTGCTCGACGATGACGCGGAGTACGCCGTAGTACTCGCCGACGATCGCGAGCTCACGGCGACCGTGCTCGATCGGGACCCCATCCACGACATCGCCATCCTCAAGGTCTCCGCGGATGAGCCGCTGCCGGTGCTTCCGCTCGGCAACTCCGATGAGATTGAGATCGGCGAGACCGTCATCGCGATTGGCTACGCGCTTTCGGAGTACCGCAATACCGTCACGAAGGGTGTCATCTCCGGGGTCAATCGTCGCGTCATCGCCGGCAATGGACTCGGCGACAGCGAGGAGATCCACGAGGCGATTCAGACCGATGCCGCGATTAATCCGGGAAACTCCGGCGGTCCGCTCCTCAACCTCCGTGGTGAGGTCATTGGCATGAACACTGCGGTGAGTCAGGAGGGGCAGCTCGTGGGCTTCGCGATCCCCGTGAACCTCGTCACGCAGGCCGTCGAGAGCGTCGTGCGCGAGGGGCGGATCGTCCGGCCGTGGCTCGGTGTGCGCTACGTCATGGTGGATGTGGCACTCGCCACGGACGAATCATTGCCCGTCGCCTACGGCGCACTCATCGTCCGTGGGCCGACTCCCGCCGATGTCGCCGTCGTGCCGGAAAGTCCCGCAGATCGCGCCGGTCTGCATGTCAACGACCTCATCATTGCCGTGGATGGCCGCCGCGTGGACGAGGTGCACCCGCTCGTTTCGCACATCGCGCGCGCGAGTGCAGGTGCGACGGTCCAGATTACCTTCATAC
Proteins encoded in this region:
- the nrdR gene encoding transcriptional regulator NrdR, producing MYCPKCRSKETRVLDSRVSPDGVAIRRRRECVRKPCSFRFSTLEEIAILDLGILKRDGRRESYSREKLLGGLRKAFERRPITAEELRKLVAAIERDLQLLRKAEVRSTVIGDLILKHLRKVDEVAYVRFASVYESFDGLASFRKVLETLTNTRKKKRGRTRSVPSATAKRSGHTSTK
- the ybeY gene encoding rRNA maturation RNase YbeY; translation: MRLRHHVVDVDIVRYARAPLSDAQVVRAVRAAQRAGGRRGSVDVSFVGTQRMRKTNRITHGEDTATDVLAFPDGGDAVSLGELVICPQIAKRSAQRAGEPWPREIIRLLVHGTLHLCGYDHAEPTDAARMFQLQERLVRSVAP
- the ftsA gene encoding cell division protein FtsA, which gives rise to MRDLICGIDVGSRTIRMVAGESLEDGRGVRLIGAVELPSAGIRRGTVTSMEDAIASIAAATEQLERMSGAPIRSVFVGVSGPYVAVRSSRGVVAVARTDGEVQEGDIERALEAARAGATPPNFEVLHIIPRVYALDHQEGIRDPIGMTGARLEVEASIIQAVSTHIRNLTTSIFKAGLVIDDLVLGSLATAEAVTTPRQRDLGVAVANIGATTTSVVVEEEGDVIHIATIPIGAEHVTSDIAIGLRIALDQAERLKLAVGTAMASGIKKQEEIDLEEVAGGEPERVSRRYVAEIIEARMEEVFEKIDRELTVAGCSGSLPAGIILVGAGAKLPGIVEVARRKLRLSVAVGRPCAVDSVIERVFDPGFATATGLVIWGAAGGDRGGRKNSVVQAMFRPLNTIVDRTKHAVRGIFS
- a CDS encoding trypsin-like peptidase domain-containing protein, whose protein sequence is MHTQRDQHLLIIAGVIGLIVGGLSGVVGGMLVATGKLGPLTSYFPSAFTEERGDRDVAAVRLSEESSTISVVRAASPAVVSIVVRKDVSRTPRGNFFDFGDLFKLGIPLTPPARDGADAGPSLRKVGGGSGFVVTSDGYIVTNRHVVLDDDAEYAVVLADDRELTATVLDRDPIHDIAILKVSADEPLPVLPLGNSDEIEIGETVIAIGYALSEYRNTVTKGVISGVNRRVIAGNGLGDSEEIHEAIQTDAAINPGNSGGPLLNLRGEVIGMNTAVSQEGQLVGFAIPVNLVTQAVESVVREGRIVRPWLGVRYVMVDVALATDESLPVAYGALIVRGPTPADVAVVPESPADRAGLHVNDLIIAVDGRRVDEVHPLVSHIARASAGATVQITFIRDGSERTIPVTLGEFPEK
- the ftsZ gene encoding cell division protein FtsZ, which produces MGEVKPKIDAAAKITVIGVGGGGGSAVNRIIRSKLKDVNFVAANTDLQALHQNLAQKKIHLGKSITRGLGAGMDPEVGRKAAEESQNEIRDVLSGSDMVFVTCGLGGGTGSGGGPLIAQIARDLGCLTIGVVTKPFAWEGAHRTQIAEAAYQQMREHVDALVTIPNDRILSIIDKKTSLLEAFEICDEVLKKGVRGIAELITVPGEPNVDFADVKTVMRQSGSALMGIGEASGENRAVDAAKAAVSSPLLESSIDGARGILYGIACGPSLTMHEVQQISEVVTASADPSAKIIFGVSIDETLKKDAVRVTVVATGFDTTYQPTASAVGEGANAERAAFRPPKYFGRVSESTDRKRIHEREVREAEIAAEKEPIHASGVSDQDEELAIPTFIRRKLG
- a CDS encoding diacylglycerol kinase family protein; the protein is MSLPPRFLQSSGHALRGIAVAVRHERHVRIELVAFTVVLFLGFLVRLQPWEWIAILLVSSFVLVVELVNSAVEYLLDLLKPRLHDYARDVKDVLAGAVFLAAFVAVVVGCIIFLPYLS